Proteins encoded together in one Streptomyces sp. TLI_171 window:
- a CDS encoding MFS transporter produces the protein MASTVILLAVFMTNLDLWIVNVALPAMGTTFASPQGHGATLGSLSWVLNAYAIVLAALLVVAGRIGDRIGQRPVFLAGVSLFTLASLACALAPTLGWLVAARTLQAVGAAAQLPTSLALLLATVPAERRTHATRNWAAVGGLAAAAGPVAGGLLVQIDWRWIFVINVPIGIATVLAGLRTLPATTRREQGRLPDLLGALLVTVSIAALSGALVQGPAWGWTNPRTLLLIVLALAAGAGFIVRSLRHSRPLFELHLLRLPRFGAASAGTFVFGVAFAIMLLSNVLWCQEVWHWSALRTGLAMVPGPALVPVVTLLTARAAQRRGHGPLVAAGGALFAAAMLWRAAFASVAPDYWKDLLPSMVLGGVGVGLALGTLVAAGVTSLPGHRAATGSALVNSVRQISATVGVALLVAVVGSEVGPAQRQDFRIAWLIAAALAVVTSAVGLQIARSAARAAGGAADAQTAHPDRSATAAASAEAR, from the coding sequence GTGGCGTCGACGGTGATCCTGCTGGCGGTCTTCATGACCAACCTGGACCTGTGGATCGTCAACGTGGCCCTGCCCGCCATGGGCACCACCTTCGCCTCGCCACAAGGGCACGGGGCGACCCTGGGTTCCCTGTCGTGGGTCCTCAACGCCTACGCCATCGTCCTCGCCGCGCTCCTGGTCGTCGCCGGCCGCATCGGCGACCGGATCGGTCAACGGCCGGTGTTCCTGGCCGGCGTCAGCCTGTTCACCCTCGCCTCGCTGGCCTGCGCGCTCGCGCCGACCCTCGGCTGGCTCGTCGCGGCCCGCACCCTGCAGGCCGTCGGCGCCGCCGCCCAGCTGCCCACGTCCCTCGCCCTGCTGCTCGCCACCGTCCCGGCCGAGCGCCGCACCCACGCCACCCGCAACTGGGCGGCCGTCGGCGGCCTCGCGGCCGCCGCAGGACCGGTCGCCGGCGGGCTCCTCGTCCAGATCGACTGGCGCTGGATCTTCGTGATCAACGTGCCCATCGGCATCGCCACCGTCCTCGCCGGCCTGCGCACCCTCCCGGCCACCACCCGCCGCGAGCAGGGGCGCCTGCCCGACCTGCTGGGCGCCCTGCTGGTCACCGTCTCCATCGCCGCCCTGTCCGGCGCCCTGGTCCAGGGCCCGGCCTGGGGCTGGACGAACCCGCGGACCCTGCTGCTGATCGTCCTCGCGCTCGCCGCCGGCGCCGGCTTCATCGTCCGCTCGCTGCGCCACAGCCGGCCGCTTTTCGAGCTGCACCTGCTGCGGCTGCCCAGGTTCGGGGCCGCGAGCGCCGGCACCTTCGTCTTCGGCGTCGCTTTCGCCATCATGCTGCTGTCCAACGTGCTGTGGTGCCAGGAGGTCTGGCACTGGAGCGCGCTGCGCACCGGACTGGCCATGGTGCCCGGGCCGGCGCTGGTCCCCGTCGTCACCCTGCTCACCGCCCGCGCCGCGCAGCGCCGGGGCCACGGGCCGCTGGTGGCCGCCGGTGGTGCGCTGTTCGCCGCCGCCATGCTCTGGCGCGCCGCGTTCGCATCCGTCGCCCCCGACTACTGGAAGGACCTGCTGCCGAGCATGGTGCTGGGCGGAGTCGGGGTGGGGCTTGCGCTGGGCACGCTGGTGGCCGCCGGCGTGACCTCGCTGCCGGGCCACCGGGCCGCCACCGGGTCCGCCCTGGTCAACTCGGTGCGGCAGATATCCGCGACCGTCGGCGTCGCCCTGCTGGTCGCCGTCGTCGGCTCCGAGGTCGGACCCGCGCAGCGCCAGGACTTCCGCATCGCGTGGCTCATCGCCGCGGCACTGGCCGTCGTGACCTCCGCCGTCGGTCTGCAGATCGCCCGAAGCGCGGCCCGAGCGGCAGGGGGCGCGGCCGACGCGCAGACCGCGCACCCGGACCGATCGGCCACCGCGGCCGCGTCGGCCGAGGCGCGCTGA
- a CDS encoding helix-turn-helix domain-containing protein: MTTPRVDPYEVPGRPCSIAASLQVVGDRWSLLAVREVSLGNHRFRQIAKNTAAPTDRLSARLKALVADGILERRPLPDDPRHDGYYLTEAGRDLLGVIRELLRWGDRWLTDQPPLRLRHHEHTYTPRRVCDHCGESVDPDDIHPEVTAAGWTLHGPTA, encoded by the coding sequence ATGACTACGCCACGCGTCGACCCGTACGAAGTGCCCGGCCGTCCCTGCTCGATCGCCGCGTCCCTCCAGGTCGTCGGCGACCGGTGGTCACTGCTCGCGGTCCGCGAGGTCTCCCTCGGCAACCACCGCTTCCGCCAGATCGCCAAGAACACCGCCGCCCCCACCGACCGCCTCTCCGCCCGGCTGAAAGCCCTCGTCGCCGACGGAATCCTGGAACGCCGCCCCCTGCCCGACGACCCCCGGCACGACGGCTACTACCTCACCGAAGCAGGCCGCGACCTCCTCGGCGTCATCCGCGAACTGCTGCGCTGGGGCGACCGCTGGCTCACCGACCAACCCCCGCTGCGCCTGCGCCACCACGAGCACACCTACACCCCCCGCCGGGTCTGCGACCACTGCGGCGAAAGCGTCGACCCCGACGACATCCACCCCGAAGTCACCGCCGCAGGCTGGACCCTCCACGGCCCGACCGCCTGA